CAATCACGTTAGATCGATACCGCGATGCGCCAACGCCGGTCACGAATCAACAGATCAGACGAAGGTCATTCAAACTTGTTGCTTAGAAATGTTTTTGCCACAGCTCAGAACACAACATGAGATACAtccttaaaaaacaaacaacactTGTTGGAAAAGCGAGCGGATATAATTCTTGTTTCAAGGCGGTTCACTCCGCCGGCTGTGAGCGagattttattacacaattcATGTACCCAGTACACTTAGTAAAAGTTGCTAGAAATTGAACAAGCCATTTATGCGAGGCTGCGATACTCAGTAGTGATATAGTTAAGGCTTGACAGTAGAAGTGGCAGGCAGTAAGGTTCGCGTACATTTTCAGCGAAGACTACTACGGCGATTTGGATCTGAAGGCAATCCGCAAGAGCGAGCTGTTGGCCGGTCTCCAGTCCGACGGCCAGACGCGCCAGACCCAGCCCAAGCAGCTCAAACCCCGCCCCCCAAAGGAGAACTAAATACTTTAACTCCCACCCTTAACCTTTAATACTCACGTAGTTTACTATAAACCGAAAGTCTACGCGCACCGCGACCAATGGCATCCCACGCTTCGGCTCTATTGGCACTGATTGCCAAGTGTTGCTCGTGGTGCGCGGAGAACTGTCCCAGGTTCAAAATCAAATTTGTAATTGTCGAGTGAGCCACACACTGAATTTCATATTCATTCTAGTTGCCAAATACTTTACTCGTTTTAACTTACATTGACAGTTTCATGAGGCAGGTTTAGAGAATTAGTAGAAATCGTGCAGCgatagatgtatttattttatattgtatcgtAGTGTTTTATAAAGTCCTATATAGTATCGAGTCCGATGAAGACATTGCCAGGTCAGCTGTACAGTTCCGCATCGCTTTATTTGAACAGTGGAGTTGCATTTAGGACGTCAATTATCCATAATATCCGATGTTAACAACCAtgactttgtaaatatttttgtactgaATTATTTCACTGCGACTGAGTGTTGTTGTTTTGATAGAAACTGTAatacttaagttttatttttagtgataaaataaacaaaaacttataaaaattaacaaatgttgtatttattctGTGTGTAACGTAGCACTGGTGCACCGTTTTCCTAACAATTTCTACTTTAACGACCACTCTGTTtcctattttgattgcattcaCTTTCTAACAACctcttaatattttcttagatCTTTTAGTACTTAACTCTTTTTTCGTACTTCACTGGTTATCTGCACACGACAATATTTTACGACACAACACTGACCTACTTCCGGTGTGCTGTAATTATCTTCAGGTATGTTGTATTTCATTCTTATTCTTTCTTTAACCCAGGTAAGTGTTGGTATACCAGTGATGATAATTTATAGCAATTCAACTCCAAATCGTGGGAGATAGTCTAATGGCCTCTAGACGTTTAGTGCTGATAGAATTATGTCTCTTTGAAATTGCGTTAGCCGTCTATTACATCACTATAgaactatttattatacatgttatgtgttctacattatatttctcATAATTTGCACAAACTCTATAGTTCTACTAACTGAGGAGGAGCAATAGGCAATCCATAtagaaaatctattttaaattaacttttattgcaAAAGAatcacattttaatttcaaatagacaagatttaatttttttaataattccagcCAGATCTATTTACATCCTTGTCTTGCATTTGCCAACGATATCAACTCCAATTTAATGCAATTCATTAGGCTAGAATTATGATCTACGTAGCACAGTTACATAAATAGGAGTACTTGACACATTGTAATGGTTACAGCGAAGATTACTACGGCGACGTCGATCTCAAAGCGCTCAAGAAATTGGGATTCTGAATGTCAAGGAGCGGCTCCAAGGACAGACTGAAACTTAACCCCTTCGACTTGATTTAAACGTATAGCCTCTTCGGATGCCGTGGAgtgaattataattagatttataagtGTATGTGTAGGGTTATGTCTGTTTTACATGAGGGCGTGAGGTGGAAAACAAAACAAGAGCAGAATGGTGAGAGCCTGTTCGTAGTGTCTTGAGTGATGACTTAAATAGTTAAGTACTCATACTGTCTATTCAGTCACGTCATGTAATCATGTGATCAGTTTTAAGACAACAGTATCTGTCATGTAGACTCGTCACCTATTAGTTATTCTatgaaatgcatttaaatttatCGTGCCAGTATATCCTTTCCACTGCTCTGTCTATCTATCCTTGTGTGAAACAGCCAGAGTTCGTCTGTTTGAAGAGGCGCTCAAGTCATTTATTGGACTTTTCTATCTATGCTATCTATCGAAATTATTGCCAAAAGTACATCGCGAAATCCTTTCAGAGATTACCTTGACATGACACCAACACGTGCAGTGTTGGTGCTGTGTCGATATTCATGTTTTAgtcataaacttatttttttaagttaagtaatgataaacatttaatgtaaataaatacattttatacgaCTACCTTTCATTTCATTTACTCTTCTTAtactttatgtttaaaataggtaaatatcttaaaaataatattaatagtatgtGATTCAAGTACATACAAAGTACGTAAGTCCAACTTTGAACGAACTTAACAATAAGCTGACAGACGCCCTAATTAAAGATTAAGATGATAATAATGAtgtgatgaaaataaataaataatttgatgtcGGCTCATAGTTTATTGCTGAAAGATACATTCTGTTATAGCAATGGATATTTCCTACGTTCCATTGAAAGATGCGTTCAAAACTAAATCATATTACACAGTACCGACATTTTGCAATgacgaatttatttaattccttGGAGTTGACGAATGGCGTCTTGACGTGACATTGCTATTTTCGACCCCGACACTGAAAAGGAAAAATGTTATGAATtagtttcttttaataaattaaaatgtaatactgAAGCTACATACTAAAAATTGAAAACTATCACAAACATGATATAGTATCGCATATTATCCATTATTGATTTACAATGCTTAGCAACAAAAGAATCGATGAAAAGACCCTTCAATTGTGTCCAattacaacttaaaaaaaatggtgaGGTGAATTCTATGATAGTAAtagtaatccctctcagtagtagaggaggtccgtgcccatcagtacagtatataatacagcgctaattttattattattattattaaattctgctcgactgcctcggtggcgtagttgtactgcatgcgcggtatggcagcgctctgaggtcttgggatcgaatcccaggtcgggcaaagtggtatttggatttttctacagtatcagcccggagtctggcaTTTATGCCCAGTATGggaataggctcgccccttatcatatcctgggacggaacacactcggcgaaaagttggtgtcttggttgcacctctgcataccccttcggggataaatacgtgatggtgtgtatgtgtgtgtgtgtgtattaaatTCAATGAATTTAGATACTTACTATGGCTTTGATAATTAACAAAAAGTTCCGGACTGATGAAAGCCGGCTTGGTAGATATCGCTGCAGCAGGAGGTGGAGATGACGCAGACCCTCGCATCGACGGAGGAAGCGTAGATGCAACACAGCCCACACGATCCGGGTAGTCACATACTCCCAAATACTGGAATTTAAAAACACAGTTTTCATAATTagtataacaaacaaaaataattactattaaagGAACATGAAGGTGTTGTTTCATAAGTGAAAGCGGTTAGGAAAGTGAAAAATAGCAATTAAATaccgaaattaatttaatggtaaatgcaaaattttaaatggaCATACGTCacaaatttatttccatacTAGCtgccgcccgcagcttcgcccgcgtggatttcggacttcaaaaatgctatgctgtcgtgggatattttttatataattttaaggagaacatttccgtcatacatgatttctgtgtagctttaaccattaaggttgcacacgcgacggaagtttaaaaaatggagtaacttctcccgttttcctaacatttcccttcactgctctgctcttattaattgtagcgtgatgaaaagtatactataaacagctcaggagtatgaaaaataattgtaccaagtttcgttaaaatccgtcgagtagttttttgtttctataacggtcatacagacagacagacaaaaattttactaattgcatttttggcatcagtatcgatcccttatcaccccctgatagttattttggaaatatatttcatgtacaaaattgacctctctacagatttattataagtatagaagatagatagatgACATTTGAAtagaattaagaaaataaaaacggtaATAATATAAGTGAACAAATACTCTAGGTATCGAttagtatttgaatatttaaaatgtcgTATAGTCGCCATCAATCAAACCTGAAAATAGACACTTGAATTATTTGCTGCTTTAAGCATCGACGCGACGCAATTAAAATCTGATGCTAGCAAACGaatatcaaataacataatttaattttatgataaagttTTATCGAAATGAACATATGTACtgcaagtaattaaaattattaataagatattCCTACGCTTGAtagattttcatattaatacatTTCTTGGAAACTTTAGAATTTTTGCTAATTGGCTGATAGAAATGTAAAGAAACACACCTGTATCTCTTAATTTACTAGACagccttataaaaaaaacatttaagaaaACGATATGTATTCCCTATAAGTGACACAATGTGGCATTAGTGTAAGAAAAGTAAACTGAGAGAATAACAGAATTGAAGGccataaaaaaggaaaaaaaataggtatatcCCATCTTAGGTTTAGGAGTCAAACTGCGGAGTACGGGATTTCAAAGAGCCCTCACATCGTCAGCAAGTTACAAGTAGCTAGCTCTTTTTACCCAAATATTACCTCTATTGGAGCAGATGAGAGAAGAAAGAACTTACGTTGAGCACCTAAACCGATGATAAGTTAAGATACTAGTACAATGTGTTATGGTTTCCTTTTTAAAGTACTTTAGTTACTAACATTAGATGCCAGATTCCATCTGAGTTTGAAATATTAGTTTGTAACTCTATACGATATATAAAGcattataagctactttctttGAAACGCACAGACGCTGACAAGTAATTGTTGAGTTACTGAAACTACAGTTCCTGATGGTGCTGAAGTAACTGATTTTATGGGATTGGAAAAGACAATAAAgaaaaaggaatatttattaatcCTAGTCAAAACAAATATCAGGAAACactgattaataattattgtagacagaaatactataaaatgacatttaaaattgaataaagaaaaaattcataAATCAGAAGCgctatttttacatattttattcaatgctATATTTGGCAACGGCgataaaacaaaagttattgTATAAGCCAAATATGACTATAATGCCAAGTAAATGATAAGTAGATGTGTCCGTATTAGCAAATGTATtacgtaattattaattttcatttgaatattatgtttgtattttgtgaGTCATTTTGGGTAAATATAAttctacaaataattaaaatgaattgatgatgttaactttaattatattttttataatatattgtgataaatattttgccaCTAACAAAACTTTTCTATTTTCACCTTACCTGGATTTAATGTATGGAATACtcctaataaatttaaaaattgatgaAAATACCTACAGGATTATGAGCGCGCGAATTTTTCAAGAAAGGACCTCAACCAACCTTCAAAATTCAGTGAAAGGTTCTGAAACACTCGAAAATAATTAATCGGCGTGGAATGCGGAAGTGATTACCTCACTGTATGCGAGGTCAGCGGGGCATTGGAATTTGACAGGCTGCCGGTTCACGCAGACGAAGAACTCGTTgcaattgtatttgtttatgaaCGACTCGAAGTCTTGGCTGCACATCTGTTGGGGATAAATTTGTTGAGGGGGTTGAGGTTGCGGTTGAGGTGGTTGGGGTTGTGGTGGTTGGGGTTGTGGTGGTTGGGGTTGAGGTGGTTGGGGTTGTGGTGGTTGTGGTTGAGGGTGCTGACATGGAGATGGTTGGGGAGGCTGCGGTTGGATTGGAGTTGGTTGAGGTGGCGGTTGAGGTTGAACTGGTGGATGGGGCAGCGATGGCGGTTGCGGCTGAGCTGGGGATTGAATTGGTGGGTGGGGTTGAGCTGGGAGTTGAGGTTGAGAGGGAGGCTGAGGAACTTGCGCAGGAGGTAGTGGTATCACAGGCTGCACCGGTTGCGGTTTTGGTCCTTCAGGTTTGTGCACTGAAatcgataaatttattattattttttatgtattcctgtttctattattttaggCCTTATCTGTCAAACTTAAATTATAAGGGGCATCTTTAAAGGACTAACAAGAGTGACAACCCGCTGTATGCACACAGTATAAGACACAAAGGTCAGACAGGTCCGTTACGTAACGCACTCGCCTGCCGATCATTTATATAACTCACTTGACATTTCCAACAACATGTCGACATGTGTTCTAAGATGACACGAATTTGCACAATTTGTTTTGTGAACATAACGTGTTATGTATTCTTGTGAACCCGTAATGCAGATgttttctaaacaaataaattaggcCTCGCCTTAGTCACTAGTttgttgtgaaatatttttatttaactgccatttttattttctattggcTTGGAAGccatattgatttcttatacTCGCGTTTTTTACGTAgcccgtgtcgggcaaagtgatatttgggtttttctgctcagtatcagctcggaggctggaatttgtgcccgatatggcgataggctcgccccctatcacaataTGAAGCGAACCACAATTGGCAAAAGGGAggccctggttgtgcctctgcataccccttcggggataaatgcgtgatgtgtgctttgtttttgcatttttatgttaGTACTCAGTACGGATGTTACTATTAAGTAACTATAATTCTAAACTAGTTATCCGAAAATAAGCAATCAACTTATCACCCTGTCGGACGAACATTTTACATCGACTACATTGTGTATGCTCGCATCCTTTAATTAACTTCAgtgttattatcataattttagaCATTGCCTTCAAATTCTTAGAGGTTTTAAGttggaacatatttttttagcaat
The sequence above is drawn from the Manduca sexta isolate Smith_Timp_Sample1 chromosome 28, JHU_Msex_v1.0, whole genome shotgun sequence genome and encodes:
- the LOC115447930 gene encoding leucine-rich repeat extensin-like protein 2, producing the protein MIACTLLLILAIGAQCDTHVLEKLPGEGARHKRLLFYDEDGNLVKTYKNPYLQDLALHVDKYPFYGNFLNPFFTFIRASYGGTLAAFAIPVSSEVVEQIQNDPVYQHKLVLAPKKDPIVAPNTLCEGKRAQVPAKNCNNFLNCWDGWAFEQECPEGLLFSREGYCDYADNVDCSNREILHKPEGPKPQPVQPVIPLPPAQVPQPPSQPQLPAQPHPPIQSPAQPQPPSLPHPPVQPQPPPQPTPIQPQPPQPSPCQHPQPQPPQPQPPQPQPPQPQPPQPQPPQPQPQPPQQIYPQQMCSQDFESFINKYNCNEFFVCVNRQPVKFQCPADLAYSEYLGVCDYPDRVGCVASTLPPSMRGSASSPPPAAAISTKPAFISPELFVNYQSHMSGSKIAMSRQDAIRQLQGIK